The Vicia villosa cultivar HV-30 ecotype Madison, WI linkage group LG1, Vvil1.0, whole genome shotgun sequence genome includes a region encoding these proteins:
- the LOC131644509 gene encoding uncharacterized protein LOC131644509 isoform X4, producing the protein MSSILFSSSYGFKSSHKDLLDHMSFVGEATRIDVVLARCKLSHIRYPGAAKFMLLRLLHQRTIFSLFRIFPLKQCM; encoded by the exons CTCTTATGGGTTTAAATCTTCACACAAGGATTTACTGGATCACATGTCTTTTGTTGGTGAAGCTACTAGAATAGATGTTGTACTTGCTCGGTGTAAG CTATCCCATATACGTTATCCAGGAGCTGCAAAATTCATGTTATTGAGGCTCTTACACCAACGAACAATATTCTCTTTATTCCGAATCTTTCCATTAAAACAATGCATGTGA
- the LOC131644509 gene encoding protein ENHANCED DOWNY MILDEW 2-like isoform X3: protein MSSILFSSSYGFKSSHKDLLDHMSFVGEATRIDVVLARCKMMIPTVTSETNEDSKVDDDLFDSVCAMCDDGDDIIIYPIYVIQELQNSCY from the exons CTCTTATGGGTTTAAATCTTCACACAAGGATTTACTGGATCACATGTCTTTTGTTGGTGAAGCTACTAGAATAGATGTTGTACTTGCTCGGTGTAAG ATGATGATACCGACAGTAACATCCGAAACTAATGAAGACTCAAAAGtagatgatgatttgtttgattcTGTTTGTGCAATgtgtgatgatggtgatgatattATAAT CTATCCCATATACGTTATCCAGGAGCTGCAAAATTCATGTTATTGA
- the LOC131644509 gene encoding protein ENHANCED DOWNY MILDEW 2-like isoform X1 yields the protein MSSILFSSSYGFKSSHKDLLDHMSFVGEATRIDVVLARCKMMIPTVTSETNEDSKVDDDLFDSVCAMCDDGDDIIMYEFFFLRDLFKLMFLSMTKVLLSRTDSIFYTNIFSLPDINMPVQLI from the exons CTCTTATGGGTTTAAATCTTCACACAAGGATTTACTGGATCACATGTCTTTTGTTGGTGAAGCTACTAGAATAGATGTTGTACTTGCTCGGTGTAAG ATGATGATACCGACAGTAACATCCGAAACTAATGAAGACTCAAAAGtagatgatgatttgtttgattcTGTTTGTGCAATgtgtgatgatggtgatgatattATAATGTATGAATTCTTCTTCCTTAGGGACTTATTTAAATTGATGTTTTTATCTATGACTAAAGTATTGTTAAGTCGAACCGATAGTATATTTTATACTAATATATTTAGTCTGCCTGACATAAATATGCCCGTGCAACTAATATAA